The following are from one region of the Jeongeupia sp. USM3 genome:
- a CDS encoding membrane integrity-associated transporter subunit PqiC: protein MTRLTRTLLAAGVAALIATGCASAPKEYFYSLGSAALVDAPALGGSASVPVAIAAVTIPEAVDRPQLVVQQSGELRILDQRRWIQPLRSDLAAAIAEQLGRQLGAPVATPSQLAASEASYRVAVDIQRFDSVLGGSATLDALWRVTDAGGKAVKNGRFSASEAARDGGYDALVAAHGRLVTRLSQQIGAELKPLVAAPAK from the coding sequence ATGACCCGCCTTACCCGTACCCTGCTCGCCGCCGGTGTGGCCGCACTGATCGCCACCGGTTGCGCCAGCGCCCCGAAGGAATACTTCTACAGCCTTGGCAGCGCGGCGCTCGTCGATGCGCCGGCGCTCGGCGGCAGCGCCAGCGTGCCGGTCGCCATCGCCGCGGTGACGATCCCCGAAGCGGTTGACCGGCCGCAGCTCGTCGTCCAGCAATCGGGCGAGTTGCGCATCCTCGACCAGCGCCGCTGGATCCAGCCGCTGCGCAGCGATCTGGCCGCGGCGATCGCCGAGCAGCTCGGCCGCCAGCTCGGCGCACCGGTCGCAACGCCGTCGCAACTCGCCGCCAGCGAGGCGAGCTACCGCGTCGCCGTCGACATCCAGCGCTTCGACTCGGTGCTCGGCGGCAGCGCAACGCTCGATGCGCTGTGGCGCGTCACCGATGCCGGCGGCAAGGCGGTGAAGAACGGCCGCTTCAGCGCCAGCGAAGCGGCCAGGGACGGCGGCTACGACGCGCTGGTCGCCGCGCACGGGCGACTCGTGACCCGGCTGTCGCAGCAGATCGGTGCCGAACTCAAACCGCTGGTCGCGGCTCCGGCGAAGTAA
- a CDS encoding DUF2237 family protein — translation MADRRFNVFGEPLLPCSVDPLTGFLRDGCCAEHADDPGQHTVCTRVTADFLAFSREQGNDLSTPRPEYGFPGLKPGDQWCVCAMRWIEALLAGHAPPIVLAATDEAILDAVSLETLVAYAIDRP, via the coding sequence TTGGCTGATCGCCGTTTCAACGTGTTCGGTGAACCGCTGCTGCCGTGCAGCGTCGACCCGCTGACCGGTTTCCTGCGCGACGGCTGCTGTGCCGAGCATGCCGACGATCCCGGCCAGCACACCGTGTGTACCCGCGTCACTGCCGACTTCCTGGCGTTCTCGCGCGAGCAGGGCAACGACCTGAGCACGCCGCGGCCCGAGTACGGTTTTCCGGGGCTCAAGCCCGGCGATCAGTGGTGCGTCTGCGCGATGCGCTGGATCGAGGCGCTGCTGGCCGGCCATGCGCCGCCGATCGTGCTGGCGGCGACCGACGAGGCGATCCTCGACGCGGTGTCGCTGGAGACGCTGGTCGCGTACGCGATCGACCGGCCCTAG
- a CDS encoding MBL fold metallo-hydrolase, translated as MSTAVEVVLLGVGSSGGTPALGCSCPTCTSGDPRNRRTRASAVFRAGGQTFLIDTGPDLRSQALRENLLRVDAVLYTHPHADHLNGIDDLRAWCWLQKAALPVFGNRLMLTHIRERFPYTLFAPNEYWDKPVLQLHEVGHEAFEFGGVGITPIPLLHGKWPILGFRIGNAAYLTDVSEIPEASLPLLEGLDVLLLDCLRNTPHPTHFSVDQALAAAARIGARRTVLIHMTHELEYHALSARLPEGIVVGYDGMTLVSEGERVG; from the coding sequence ATGAGTACCGCGGTCGAGGTCGTCCTGCTCGGGGTCGGCTCCAGCGGCGGTACGCCGGCGCTCGGCTGCAGCTGCCCGACGTGCACCTCGGGCGATCCGCGCAACCGGCGCACCCGCGCGTCGGCGGTATTCCGCGCCGGCGGCCAGACCTTTCTGATCGACACCGGCCCGGACCTGCGATCGCAGGCGCTGCGCGAGAACCTGCTGCGCGTCGACGCTGTGCTCTACACGCATCCGCACGCCGACCACCTGAACGGCATCGACGACCTGCGCGCGTGGTGCTGGCTGCAGAAGGCCGCACTGCCGGTATTCGGCAACCGGCTGATGCTGACGCACATCCGCGAGCGCTTTCCCTACACGCTGTTTGCGCCGAACGAGTACTGGGACAAGCCGGTGCTGCAGTTGCACGAGGTCGGGCACGAAGCGTTCGAGTTCGGCGGCGTCGGGATCACCCCGATTCCGCTCTTGCACGGCAAGTGGCCGATCCTGGGTTTTCGCATCGGCAACGCCGCCTACCTGACCGACGTGTCCGAGATTCCCGAAGCCAGCCTGCCGCTGCTCGAAGGACTGGACGTACTGCTGCTCGACTGCCTGCGCAACACGCCGCACCCGACGCACTTCAGCGTCGACCAGGCGCTCGCCGCTGCGGCGCGGATCGGCGCGCGACGGACGGTGCTGATCCACATGACGCACGAACTCGAATACCACGCGCTGTCGGCCCGGCTGCCGGAGGGGATCGTCGTCGGCTACGATGGCATGACCCTGGTCAGCGAAGGAGAGCGCGTTGGCTGA
- a CDS encoding TatD family hydrolase, whose translation MFVDSHCHINFPELAERRVELLAAMAENRVSHALCVSVNLPEWPSVIAMAESAPNLFASVGVHPDYEDVDEPTVEGLVELARHPKVIAIGETGLDYYRLEGDLEWQRERFRVHIRAAKQTGLPLIIHTRSASDDTIRILREEGADAVGGVMHCFTESWQVAQAAMALGFYISFSGIVTFKKAEELKDVARRVPLERMLIETDSPYLAPMPFRGKMNQPAWVRHVGEHIADLRGIPVAEVAEATTANFFTLFARAQAVA comes from the coding sequence ATGTTTGTCGATTCGCACTGCCACATCAATTTTCCCGAACTCGCCGAGCGCCGCGTCGAGCTGCTCGCGGCGATGGCGGAAAACCGCGTCAGCCATGCGCTGTGCGTGTCGGTGAACCTGCCCGAGTGGCCGAGCGTGATCGCGATGGCCGAATCGGCGCCCAACCTGTTCGCGTCGGTCGGCGTGCACCCGGACTACGAGGACGTCGACGAACCGACCGTCGAAGGGCTGGTCGAGCTGGCCAGACACCCGAAGGTGATCGCGATCGGCGAAACCGGGCTCGACTACTACCGGCTCGAGGGTGACCTCGAATGGCAGCGCGAGCGCTTTCGCGTGCACATCCGCGCCGCGAAGCAGACCGGTTTGCCGCTGATCATCCACACCCGCTCGGCGTCGGACGACACGATCCGCATCCTCAGGGAAGAGGGCGCCGACGCGGTCGGCGGCGTGATGCACTGCTTCACCGAAAGCTGGCAGGTGGCGCAGGCGGCGATGGCGCTCGGTTTCTACATTTCGTTCTCGGGCATCGTCACGTTCAAGAAGGCCGAGGAGCTGAAGGACGTTGCCCGCCGGGTGCCGCTCGAGCGGATGCTGATCGAGACCGATTCGCCGTATCTGGCGCCGATGCCGTTCCGCGGCAAGATGAACCAGCCGGCGTGGGTCCGGCACGTCGGCGAGCATATCGCCGATCTGCGCGGCATTCCGGTGGCCGAGGTCGCCGAGGCGACGACGGCCAACTTCTTCACGCTGTTCGCCCGGGCGCAGGCCGTCGCATGA
- a CDS encoding sterol desaturase family protein yields MRDLILGASAIDIMLGGCVFFAASYAGFALLNLALTRHLLPAIRYGNVLDPRPVPPGQLRRELGQSAMSILLFGCGMIFPWGLLQLGWARLAADPPWWQTAIEILVLVVWNEIHFYANHRLLHTRWLRRFHTPHHRSVVTTPWSTYSFHPVEALMLGNIILLPMLAHDFSVWALASVPVFSLLFNSIGHSNYDFLPDAHHDRWWLNGARRHHLHHACFTGNYGFMFPFMDRLFGTALPPDAADARIVPARRDAA; encoded by the coding sequence ATGCGCGACCTTATCCTTGGCGCCAGCGCAATCGACATCATGCTCGGCGGCTGCGTCTTCTTTGCGGCGAGCTACGCCGGCTTCGCCCTGCTCAATCTGGCACTGACGCGCCATCTGCTGCCCGCCATCCGCTACGGCAACGTGCTCGACCCGCGCCCCGTTCCGCCGGGCCAGCTGCGCCGCGAACTCGGGCAGTCGGCGATGTCGATCCTGCTGTTCGGCTGCGGGATGATCTTTCCCTGGGGTCTGCTGCAGCTGGGCTGGGCGCGGCTCGCCGCCGATCCGCCTTGGTGGCAGACGGCGATCGAGATCCTCGTGCTCGTGGTCTGGAACGAGATCCACTTCTACGCCAACCACCGGCTGTTGCACACGCGCTGGCTGCGGCGCTTCCATACGCCGCACCACCGCTCGGTGGTGACCACGCCGTGGTCGACGTACAGCTTTCATCCGGTCGAGGCGCTGATGCTCGGCAACATCATCCTGCTGCCGATGCTGGCCCACGATTTCTCGGTCTGGGCGCTGGCGTCGGTTCCGGTGTTCAGCCTGCTGTTCAACAGCATCGGCCATTCCAACTACGACTTCCTGCCCGACGCCCATCACGACCGCTGGTGGCTGAACGGCGCACGCCGCCACCACCTGCATCACGCCTGTTTTACCGGCAACTACGGCTTCATGTTCCCGTTCATGGACCGGCTGTTCGGCACGGCGCTGCCGCCGGATGCGGCCGATGCACGCATCGTCCCGGCCCGCCGCGATGCTGCATAA
- a CDS encoding fatty acid desaturase, with amino-acid sequence MHASSRPAAMLHKRRDLQSLAYLIALPALVAGQWVWGIHWLAYALTLFLTLGTGVIHHNHTHRRMWRSRRLNRLTDFWLTLLQGHPTFVFYPAHVGNHHRYRHGPKDAARTYRFGGDRNDLRGYLLHPLQAAWVLYPLFIGWLRQLGRRNRGALRYCLAQYAAVLALWGGLAWLDWQRWLVLVLIPQLHGLHWLLATNYLQHAHADGHSRLNYARNFEGWVNPLLFNIGLHTAHHEHPRAHWSELPRLHRAYRDRIDSRLNAGPLARYMFVTFIASLLLPRLRSRPLMHATENTHAHPL; translated from the coding sequence ATGCACGCATCGTCCCGGCCCGCCGCGATGCTGCATAAGCGGCGCGACCTGCAGTCGCTGGCCTACCTGATCGCCCTGCCGGCCCTGGTGGCCGGGCAGTGGGTTTGGGGCATCCACTGGCTCGCCTACGCGCTGACGCTGTTCCTGACCCTGGGCACCGGCGTCATCCACCACAACCACACGCACCGGCGCATGTGGCGCAGCCGCCGGCTCAACCGGCTCACCGACTTCTGGCTCACGCTGCTGCAGGGCCATCCGACCTTCGTGTTCTACCCGGCGCACGTCGGCAACCATCACCGTTACCGGCACGGCCCGAAGGATGCGGCGCGGACCTACCGTTTTGGCGGCGACCGCAACGATCTGCGCGGCTATCTGCTGCATCCGCTGCAGGCGGCCTGGGTGCTTTACCCGCTGTTCATCGGCTGGCTGCGGCAGCTCGGCCGGCGCAACCGCGGTGCGCTGCGCTACTGCCTGGCGCAGTACGCGGCCGTGCTGGCCCTCTGGGGCGGACTCGCCTGGCTGGACTGGCAGCGCTGGCTGGTCCTGGTGCTGATTCCGCAGTTGCACGGCCTGCACTGGCTGCTGGCGACCAACTACCTGCAGCACGCGCACGCCGACGGCCATTCGCGCCTCAACTACGCGCGCAACTTCGAGGGCTGGGTCAACCCGCTGCTGTTCAACATCGGCCTGCACACCGCCCACCACGAGCATCCGCGCGCGCACTGGTCCGAGCTGCCCCGGCTGCACCGCGCGTACCGCGACCGCATCGATTCCCGCCTGAACGCCGGGCCGCTGGCCCGCTACATGTTCGTCACCTTCATCGCCAGCCTGCTGCTGCCGCGCCTGCGCAGCCGCCCGCTGATGCACGCCACGGAGAACACCCATGCCCACCCGCTTTGA
- a CDS encoding StlD/DarB family beta-ketosynthase produces MPTRFERVYIEAAGSHLPGAPVGNDEMDAYIAPINRISGRIKARILAENGIRTRHYAIAPDGSTTMSHAALAAAAVHDCLDHAQATLADVSLLAVGSSGGDALMPGFASMIQGELGAPPMSTLSSQGVCAAGVTALAHAAQGIELGAHRQAMVVAAELPSRMFKHSRFAPRGYDSDFDAHFLRWMLSDGAGAALLTDTPSGRGGIRLKLKWIHQQSFAGDYPVCMQLGLTEDRSTSFLDFPSSGEAEAAGALSLRQDIRLLPHLFDVAIHEYVKLVDAGWVKSGEIDHFLCHYSSDKFIPVVEDLLDKAGLTIPRERWYSNLNTRGNTGAASIFVMLAEFLETRTVRPGEQILCFIPESGRISAAYMLLEAEAADAALAPPRVPVETPAGTPAAGIAAPHDPATAPAPLQPLLTQLAGLWQDYRSQVWRSPVVHQLVAGRFDVAAYRNWTAQWVPQVREGSLWMREAVASLTGPYALLAQLIETHAGEEQNDFMILYQDYLAAGGSQPLDALRRNPGGEALNAYLHALAATDNPVGLLGAIYIIEGTGQRIVPALLPLLRRQLDLPPAAFRFLEYHGANDEHHLARWLAAVEIVLDIDPAAAPAILATARRTAQLYLMQFEHIGTTA; encoded by the coding sequence ATGCCCACCCGCTTTGAACGCGTCTACATCGAGGCCGCCGGCAGCCACCTGCCGGGCGCGCCGGTCGGCAATGACGAGATGGACGCCTACATCGCGCCGATCAACCGCATTTCCGGGCGGATCAAGGCGCGCATCCTCGCCGAGAACGGCATCCGCACGCGCCACTACGCGATCGCCCCCGACGGCAGCACGACGATGTCGCACGCCGCACTGGCCGCCGCCGCCGTGCACGACTGCCTCGACCACGCGCAGGCGACGCTCGCCGACGTCTCGCTGCTCGCCGTCGGCTCGAGCGGCGGCGACGCGCTGATGCCGGGCTTCGCCAGCATGATCCAGGGCGAACTCGGCGCACCGCCAATGAGCACGCTGTCGAGCCAGGGCGTCTGCGCCGCCGGCGTGACCGCGCTGGCGCACGCCGCGCAGGGCATCGAGCTCGGCGCGCACCGGCAGGCCATGGTCGTCGCCGCCGAACTGCCGTCGCGGATGTTCAAGCACAGCCGCTTCGCGCCGCGCGGCTACGACAGCGACTTCGACGCCCACTTCCTGCGCTGGATGCTCTCGGACGGCGCCGGCGCCGCGCTGCTGACCGATACACCGAGCGGCCGCGGCGGCATACGCCTCAAGCTCAAGTGGATCCACCAGCAGAGCTTTGCCGGCGACTACCCGGTCTGCATGCAGCTCGGGCTGACCGAAGACCGCTCGACGTCCTTCCTCGACTTTCCGTCGAGCGGCGAAGCCGAAGCCGCCGGCGCACTGTCGCTGCGCCAGGACATCCGCCTGCTGCCCCACCTGTTCGACGTCGCCATCCACGAGTACGTGAAGCTGGTCGACGCCGGCTGGGTGAAATCCGGCGAGATCGACCACTTCCTGTGCCACTACTCGTCGGACAAGTTCATTCCGGTGGTCGAGGATCTGCTCGACAAGGCCGGACTGACGATTCCGCGCGAACGCTGGTACAGCAACCTCAACACGCGCGGCAACACCGGCGCGGCGTCGATCTTCGTGATGCTGGCCGAATTCCTCGAAACGCGAACGGTCAGGCCCGGCGAGCAGATCCTCTGCTTCATCCCCGAGTCGGGCCGGATCAGCGCCGCCTACATGCTGCTCGAAGCCGAAGCCGCCGACGCAGCGCTCGCACCGCCGCGCGTACCGGTAGAAACGCCGGCAGGCACGCCCGCCGCCGGCATCGCCGCACCGCACGACCCCGCCACGGCCCCCGCCCCGCTCCAGCCCTTGCTGACCCAGCTCGCCGGCCTGTGGCAGGACTACCGCTCGCAGGTGTGGCGCAGCCCGGTGGTGCATCAGCTTGTCGCCGGCCGCTTCGACGTCGCCGCCTACCGCAACTGGACCGCGCAATGGGTGCCGCAGGTGCGCGAAGGCAGCCTGTGGATGCGTGAAGCCGTCGCCTCGCTTACCGGGCCGTACGCGCTGCTGGCGCAGCTGATCGAAACCCACGCCGGCGAGGAGCAGAACGACTTCATGATCCTGTACCAGGATTACCTTGCCGCCGGCGGCAGCCAGCCGCTCGACGCCCTGCGGCGCAATCCGGGCGGCGAAGCGCTCAACGCCTACCTGCATGCGCTCGCGGCAACCGACAATCCGGTCGGCCTGCTCGGCGCAATCTACATCATCGAAGGTACCGGCCAGCGCATCGTGCCGGCGCTGCTGCCACTGCTGCGCCGGCAGCTCGACCTGCCGCCGGCCGCTTTCCGCTTCCTCGAATACCACGGCGCCAACGACGAACACCATCTCGCCCGCTGGCTTGCGGCAGTGGAAATCGTCCTCGACATCGACCCGGCCGCCGCGCCGGCGATCCTGGCGACGGCCCGGCGCACCGCCCAGCTCTACCTGATGCAGTTCGAACACATCGGAACCACCGCATGA
- a CDS encoding PilZ domain-containing protein, which yields MSEDYRQQTSRPGVLSLNIKEKAALYASYMPFVKGGGIFIPTGKPYRLGDEVFMLLSLLDDPAKIAVSGHVVWLTPAGAHNNHQQGIGVRFSGNEAGAQAKAKIEGLLGGYLQSARTTHTM from the coding sequence ATGAGCGAAGACTACCGCCAGCAAACCTCGCGCCCCGGGGTGCTGTCGCTGAACATCAAGGAAAAGGCCGCGCTGTACGCGTCGTACATGCCTTTCGTCAAAGGCGGCGGCATCTTCATTCCGACCGGCAAGCCGTACCGGCTCGGCGACGAAGTCTTCATGCTGCTGTCCCTGCTCGACGACCCGGCCAAGATCGCCGTCTCGGGCCACGTCGTCTGGCTGACGCCGGCTGGCGCGCACAACAACCACCAGCAGGGCATCGGCGTGCGCTTCTCCGGCAACGAGGCCGGCGCGCAGGCCAAGGCCAAGATCGAGGGCCTGCTCGGCGGCTACCTGCAGAGCGCGCGGACCACGCACACGATGTAG
- the holB gene encoding DNA polymerase III subunit delta', with protein sequence MSDYTLYPWQAEPWRALTANIARLPHALLLTGAAGIGKRRFADRLAASLLCESADRAAAPCGVCDGCRWFAAGNHPDYRVLAPQDVDDEPAEDAKPAKKKSSLITVDDIRELGDFVNLTAHRGGARVTVVYPAEAMNTAAANAFLKTLEEPPAGARFILVSHQWRRLLPTIRSRCRIFPLPTPAPELAAQWLAGQGVVNPLLHLAHSGGAPLAALDDASAEWLPYRTRLLDALANPGGLDVIGLAAEFDRAKVEMTLIVDWLQKWVHDLVANAMAGKVRYYPDRSEALARLAPRAAELPRYAERLIDARRLATHPLNARLNIEALLYDYLAALKGAALKGERR encoded by the coding sequence ATGAGCGACTACACGCTGTACCCGTGGCAGGCCGAGCCGTGGCGGGCGCTGACGGCGAATATCGCCCGCTTGCCGCACGCGCTGCTGCTGACCGGCGCCGCCGGCATCGGCAAGCGGCGCTTCGCCGACCGGCTGGCGGCATCGCTGCTGTGCGAGTCGGCCGACCGTGCTGCTGCACCGTGCGGTGTCTGCGACGGCTGCCGCTGGTTTGCCGCCGGCAACCACCCGGACTACCGCGTGCTGGCGCCGCAGGACGTCGACGACGAGCCGGCCGAGGATGCCAAGCCGGCAAAGAAAAAATCGTCACTGATCACCGTCGACGACATCCGCGAGCTGGGCGACTTCGTCAACCTGACCGCGCACCGCGGCGGTGCCCGCGTCACCGTCGTCTACCCGGCCGAGGCGATGAATACCGCCGCGGCCAACGCCTTCCTGAAAACGCTCGAGGAGCCGCCGGCCGGCGCGCGCTTCATCCTCGTTTCGCACCAGTGGCGCCGGCTGCTGCCGACGATCCGCAGCCGCTGCCGGATCTTTCCGCTGCCGACCCCGGCGCCCGAGCTGGCCGCGCAGTGGCTGGCCGGGCAGGGCGTCGTCAACCCGCTACTGCATCTGGCCCACAGCGGCGGCGCGCCGCTGGCGGCGCTCGACGACGCGTCGGCCGAGTGGCTGCCGTACCGCACCAGGCTGCTCGACGCGCTCGCGAATCCGGGCGGGCTCGACGTGATCGGGCTGGCCGCCGAGTTCGACCGCGCCAAGGTCGAGATGACGCTGATCGTCGACTGGTTGCAGAAATGGGTACACGACCTCGTTGCGAACGCGATGGCCGGCAAAGTCCGTTATTATCCGGATCGCAGCGAGGCGCTGGCGCGGCTGGCGCCACGTGCCGCCGAACTGCCACGGTATGCCGAACGGCTGATCGACGCGCGCCGGCTGGCGACCCATCCGCTGAATGCGCGCCTGAACATCGAGGCGCTGCTTTACGATTATCTGGCGGCGCTCAAGGGCGCCGCGCTCAAGGGAGAGCGACGATGA
- the tmk gene encoding dTMP kinase — translation MSEHLSEQNLLPARFISVEGVDGAGKSTQLAWLADWLRAQGIAPLLTREPGGTPLGEKLRTLLLSETMDLETEALLMFAARREHLACVIEPALARGEWVISDRFTDATWAFQVGGRGLDPAKFAALEEWVQRRGEALLQPHLTLVFDVPPDIGRARMAGRDALDRFEQEASDFHARVRAAYLERAEADPQRVKVIDATGSIADIQAGLAADLPRWLRGEA, via the coding sequence ATGTCTGAACACCTTTCCGAACAGAACTTGCTCCCGGCGCGCTTCATCAGCGTCGAGGGCGTCGATGGCGCCGGCAAGAGCACCCAGCTCGCATGGCTGGCCGACTGGCTGCGCGCCCAGGGCATTGCGCCGCTGCTGACGCGCGAGCCCGGCGGCACGCCGCTGGGTGAAAAGCTGCGTACGCTGTTGCTGTCCGAGACGATGGATCTGGAAACCGAAGCGCTGCTGATGTTCGCCGCACGGCGCGAGCACCTGGCCTGCGTGATCGAACCGGCGCTGGCGCGTGGTGAATGGGTGATCAGCGACCGCTTCACCGATGCGACCTGGGCGTTCCAGGTCGGCGGGCGCGGGCTGGATCCGGCCAAGTTCGCCGCGCTGGAAGAGTGGGTGCAGCGCCGCGGCGAAGCGCTGTTGCAGCCGCACCTGACGCTGGTGTTCGATGTGCCGCCCGATATCGGCCGGGCCCGGATGGCCGGGCGCGATGCGCTCGACCGCTTCGAGCAGGAAGCCAGCGACTTTCACGCACGCGTTCGCGCGGCCTACCTCGAGCGCGCCGAGGCCGACCCGCAACGGGTCAAGGTGATCGACGCGACCGGTAGCATTGCCGACATCCAGGCCGGGCTGGCGGCCGATCTGCCGCGCTGGTTGCGGGGCGAGGCATGA
- a CDS encoding gamma carbonic anhydrase family protein — MAIEQFDGITPVLGDGAWVHASAQVIGDVFLRSNSSIWPGAVLRGDVNHIQIGHDSNVQDCSVLHVTHKRPDDPDGAPLIIGDRVTIGHAVILHGCTIGNEVLVGMGTIILDRVVVQDRVMIGAGSLVPQGKVLESGYLYLGRPVKQVRRLTDDELAHFNYSAAHYVRLMKKYRDQPAGC, encoded by the coding sequence ATGGCCATCGAACAATTCGACGGAATCACGCCGGTACTCGGCGACGGTGCCTGGGTGCATGCCAGCGCACAGGTGATCGGCGACGTTTTTCTTCGCAGCAATTCCTCCATCTGGCCCGGCGCGGTGCTGCGCGGCGACGTCAACCACATCCAGATCGGCCACGATTCGAACGTGCAGGACTGCAGCGTGCTGCACGTGACGCACAAGCGCCCGGACGATCCGGACGGTGCACCGCTGATCATCGGCGACCGCGTCACCATCGGCCACGCGGTGATCCTGCACGGCTGCACCATCGGCAACGAGGTGCTCGTCGGCATGGGCACGATCATCCTTGATCGCGTCGTCGTGCAGGACCGGGTGATGATCGGCGCCGGCTCGCTGGTCCCGCAGGGCAAGGTGCTCGAATCGGGCTACCTATATCTGGGCCGCCCGGTGAAGCAGGTGCGGCGGCTGACCGACGACGAACTGGCGCACTTCAACTATTCGGCCGCGCACTACGTGAGGCTGATGAAGAAGTACCGCGACCAGCCGGCGGGCTGCTGA